A stretch of Brassica napus cultivar Da-Ae chromosome C6, Da-Ae, whole genome shotgun sequence DNA encodes these proteins:
- the LOC106353967 gene encoding serine/threonine-protein kinase BSK11 isoform X1: MGCCQSSFLKPLSLRDKKTSGDVSARRGGKRSNRNNRHRVSNEGVGNGRGWHFSTVPDFSEFSAADLREATNNFSVNAVVSVCSDQTPNVVYQGCLKDDMRQIAVKKFSKSTWPDPKQFAAEARDIGKMRHTRLVNLIGYCCDGDERLLVSEYMPNDTLTKHLFHWEKQTMEWAMRLRVALYVAEALEYCRQSGRTLYHDLNAYRVLFDENGNPRLSCFGWMKDSKDGKNFSTNLAYTPPEYLRDGTLIPESVVFSFGTFLLDLVSGKHVPPSHAVDTIQKQNLPVFIDSHLEGNYPDEEAATVFELASKCLENNPKDRPEIKDIISVLATLQHKVNIPSYEMLGISKLENPEKEPESSQLYDASHRMDLTALHQILELADYNDDVTCELSFQQWSQQIKDVWNTRQQGDSAFRNKDFQSSIEKYTQFIETGIMISPTVYARRSICHLFCDQADAALRDAMQAQCVYPNWPTALYLQAVALAKLNMLEDSGTMLKEAKILEDKRLIN, translated from the exons ATGGGATGCTGCCAATCGTCTTTCCTCAAACCGTTGTCATTGCGTGACAAGAAAACCTCAGGGGATGTTTCCGCCCGTCGTGGCGGCAAACGCAGTAATAGGAACAACCGTCACCGCGTCAGTAATGAAGGCGTGGGTAACGGCAGGGGATGGCATTTCTCTACCGTTCCGGACTTCTCCGAGTTCTCAGCAGCGGACCTTCGTGAAGCCACGAACAATTTCAGCGTAAACGCTGTCGTTTCGGTTTGTTCCGACCAAACACCCAATGTTGTTTACCAAGGCTGTCTTAAAGACGACATGCGTCAAATCGCCGTTAAAAAATTCTCCAAATCAACATGGCCCGACCCCAAACAATTCGCC GCAGAAGCTAGGGATATCGGGAAAATGAGGCATACGAGACTGGTGAATTTGATAGGTTATTGTTGTGATGGAGATGAAAGGCTGCTCGTTTCAGAGTACATGCCTAATGATACCCTTACCAAGCATCTGTTTCATT GGGAGAAACAAACCATGGAGTGGGCTATGCGGTTGAGAGTTGCACTTTATGTAGCTGAAGCTTTGGAATACTGTAGGCAGAGTGGACGCACATTGTACCATGATCTCAATGCTTACCGGGTTCTCTTTGATGAG AATGGGAATCCTCGGCTTTCATGTTTTGGGTGGATGAAAGATAGCAAAGATGGCAAAAACTTCAGCACGAATCTCGCTTATACACCGCCTGAATATCTCAGAGATG GTACGTTAATTCCAGAGAGTGTTGTCTTCAGCTTTGGGACGTTTCTTTTGGATCTTGTTAGTGGTAAACATGTCCCTCCAAGTCAT GCGGTTGACACAATTCAAAAGCAAAACTTACCTGTCTTCATAGATTCACACTTGGAAGGAAACTATCCAGACGAAGAAGCAGCCACTGTGTTTGAATTAGCTTCAAAATGCCTAGAGAATAACCCAAAGGACAGGCCGGAGATTAAAGATATCATCTCAGTTCTTGCTACACTTCAACACAAAGTAAATATTCCCTCCTATGAAATGCTTGGGATTTCGAAACTCGAAAACCCTGAAAAAGAACCAGAGAGTTCTCAACTTTACGATGCTTCTCACCGTATGGACCTCACAGCTCTCCATCAGATTCTTGAGTTAGCAGATTACAATGACGACGTTACTTGTGAGCTCTCTTTTCAGCAATGGTCTCAACAGATAAAAGATGTGTGGAACACTAGACAACAAGGCGATTCGGCTTTTCGGAACAAAGATTTTCAATCTTCTATTGAAAAATATACTCAG TTCATAGAAACAGGGATCATGATCTCTCCCACTGTTTATGCAAGAAGAAGTATTTGTCATCTCTTCTGTGACCAGGCAGATGCAGCACTCAGAGATGCGATGCAAGCACAGTGCGTTTATCCGAACTGGCCCACTGCGCTCTATCTTCAGGCTGTGGCACTTGCAAAGCTGAATATGCTTGAAGACTCAGGTACCATGTTAAAAGAAGCCAAGATCTTGGAAGACAAGAGGCTCATAAACTGA
- the LOC106353967 gene encoding serine/threonine-protein kinase BSK11 isoform X2, which produces MGCCQSSFLKPLSLRDKKTSGDVSARRGGKRSNRNNRHRVSNEGVGNGRGWHFSTVPDFSEFSAADLREATNNFSVNAVVSVCSDQTPNVVYQGCLKDDMRQIAVKKFSKSTWPDPKQFAAEARDIGKMRHTRLVNLIGYCCDGDERLLVSEYMPNDTLTKHLFHWEKQTMEWAMRLRVALYVAEALEYCRQSGRTLYHDLNAYRVLFDENGNPRLSCFGWMKDSKDGKNFSTNLAYTPPEYLRDESVVFSFGTFLLDLVSGKHVPPSHAVDTIQKQNLPVFIDSHLEGNYPDEEAATVFELASKCLENNPKDRPEIKDIISVLATLQHKVNIPSYEMLGISKLENPEKEPESSQLYDASHRMDLTALHQILELADYNDDVTCELSFQQWSQQIKDVWNTRQQGDSAFRNKDFQSSIEKYTQFIETGIMISPTVYARRSICHLFCDQADAALRDAMQAQCVYPNWPTALYLQAVALAKLNMLEDSGTMLKEAKILEDKRLIN; this is translated from the exons ATGGGATGCTGCCAATCGTCTTTCCTCAAACCGTTGTCATTGCGTGACAAGAAAACCTCAGGGGATGTTTCCGCCCGTCGTGGCGGCAAACGCAGTAATAGGAACAACCGTCACCGCGTCAGTAATGAAGGCGTGGGTAACGGCAGGGGATGGCATTTCTCTACCGTTCCGGACTTCTCCGAGTTCTCAGCAGCGGACCTTCGTGAAGCCACGAACAATTTCAGCGTAAACGCTGTCGTTTCGGTTTGTTCCGACCAAACACCCAATGTTGTTTACCAAGGCTGTCTTAAAGACGACATGCGTCAAATCGCCGTTAAAAAATTCTCCAAATCAACATGGCCCGACCCCAAACAATTCGCC GCAGAAGCTAGGGATATCGGGAAAATGAGGCATACGAGACTGGTGAATTTGATAGGTTATTGTTGTGATGGAGATGAAAGGCTGCTCGTTTCAGAGTACATGCCTAATGATACCCTTACCAAGCATCTGTTTCATT GGGAGAAACAAACCATGGAGTGGGCTATGCGGTTGAGAGTTGCACTTTATGTAGCTGAAGCTTTGGAATACTGTAGGCAGAGTGGACGCACATTGTACCATGATCTCAATGCTTACCGGGTTCTCTTTGATGAG AATGGGAATCCTCGGCTTTCATGTTTTGGGTGGATGAAAGATAGCAAAGATGGCAAAAACTTCAGCACGAATCTCGCTTATACACCGCCTGAATATCTCAGAGATG AGAGTGTTGTCTTCAGCTTTGGGACGTTTCTTTTGGATCTTGTTAGTGGTAAACATGTCCCTCCAAGTCAT GCGGTTGACACAATTCAAAAGCAAAACTTACCTGTCTTCATAGATTCACACTTGGAAGGAAACTATCCAGACGAAGAAGCAGCCACTGTGTTTGAATTAGCTTCAAAATGCCTAGAGAATAACCCAAAGGACAGGCCGGAGATTAAAGATATCATCTCAGTTCTTGCTACACTTCAACACAAAGTAAATATTCCCTCCTATGAAATGCTTGGGATTTCGAAACTCGAAAACCCTGAAAAAGAACCAGAGAGTTCTCAACTTTACGATGCTTCTCACCGTATGGACCTCACAGCTCTCCATCAGATTCTTGAGTTAGCAGATTACAATGACGACGTTACTTGTGAGCTCTCTTTTCAGCAATGGTCTCAACAGATAAAAGATGTGTGGAACACTAGACAACAAGGCGATTCGGCTTTTCGGAACAAAGATTTTCAATCTTCTATTGAAAAATATACTCAG TTCATAGAAACAGGGATCATGATCTCTCCCACTGTTTATGCAAGAAGAAGTATTTGTCATCTCTTCTGTGACCAGGCAGATGCAGCACTCAGAGATGCGATGCAAGCACAGTGCGTTTATCCGAACTGGCCCACTGCGCTCTATCTTCAGGCTGTGGCACTTGCAAAGCTGAATATGCTTGAAGACTCAGGTACCATGTTAAAAGAAGCCAAGATCTTGGAAGACAAGAGGCTCATAAACTGA
- the LOC106353966 gene encoding ATP-dependent zinc metalloprotease FTSH 1, chloroplastic encodes MASTSSRSSLFFGSNVIISSPTPKTTKPSFHITRSSLDDKPIKSLPSRAALAAILFSSSISSQSPKALALDEPLTPTQPIVIEAQSLSPSPSSLSPFAQNQVITAPNPKAQSSSDLPDGSQWRYSEFLNAVKKGKVERVRFSKDGSVLQLTAVDNRRASVVVPNDPDLIDILAMNGVDISVSEGESGNDLFTIIGNLIFPILAFGGLFLLFRRAGGGPGGPGGLGGPMDFGRSKSKFQEVPETGVSFADVAGADQAKLELQEVVDFLKNPDKYTALGAKIPKGCLLVGPPGTGKTLLARAVAGEAGVPFFSCAASEFVELFVGVGASRVRDLFEKAKAKAPCIVFIDEIDAVGRQRGAGMGGGNDEREQTINQLLTEMDGFSGNSGVIVLAATNRPDVLDSALLRPGRFDRQVTVDRPDVAGRVKILQVHSRGKAIGKDVDFDKVARRTPGFTGADLQNLMNEAAILAARRELKEISKDEISDALERIIAGPEKKNAVVSDEKKRLVAYHEAGHALVGALMPEYDPVAKISIIPRGQAGGLTFFAPSEERLESGLYSRSYLENQMAVALGGRVAEEVIFGDDNVTTGASNDFMQVSRVARQMIERFGFSKKIGQVAVGGPGGNPFMGQQMSSQKDYSMATADIVDAEVRELVEKAYKRATDIITTHIDILHKLAQLLIEKETVDGEEFMSLFIDGQAELYVS; translated from the exons ATGGCTTCAACCTCGTCACGCTCCTCACTCTTCTTCGGATCCAACGTCATAATCTCATCCCCCACTCCCAAAACCACAAAACCCTCCTTCCACATCACTCGATCGTCTCTCGATGACAAACCCATAAAGTCCCTTCCTTCACGAGCAGCGTTAGCAGCTATCCTCTTCTCATCATCAATCTCCTCCCAATCCCCAAAGGCCCTAGCTTTAGACGAACCCCTTACCCCAACCCAACCCATCGTCATCGAAGCTCAATCACTCTCCCCCTCTCCCTCCTCTCTCTCCCCCTTTGCTCAAAACCAAGTGATTACAGCCCCTAACCCGAAAGCCCAATCATCCTCAGATCTCCCCGATGGATCTCAGTGGCGGTACAGCGAGTTCCTCAACGCGGTCAAAAAGGGCAAAGTCGAGAGAGTTAGATTCAGCAAAGACGGCTCCGTTCTCCAGCTCACCGCCGTCGATAACCGCCGCGCCTCCGTCGTGGTCCCCAACGACCCCGATCTCATCGATATCCTCGCCATGAACGGAGTCGACATCTCCGTCTCCGAGGGAGAGTCCGGTAACGATCTCTTCACCATCATCGGGAACTTGATTTTCCCGATCTTGGCGTTCGGTGGGCTTTTCTTGCTCTTCAGGAGAGCTGGAGGTGGGCCTGGTGGGCCTGGAGGGTTAGGTGGTCCGATGGATTTCGGACGGTCCAAATCCAAGTTTCAGGAAGTCCCCGAGACAGGCGTTTCATTTGCTGACGTGGCTGGAGCAGACCAGGCTAAGCTTGAGTTGCAAGAAGTCGTCGACTTTTTGAAGAATCCGGATAAGTACACTGCCTTGGGCGCCAAGATTCCCAAAGGGTGTCTCCTCGTGGGTCCCCCCGGGACTGGGAAGACTCTTTTAGCTAGAGCTGTGGCTGGAGAAGCCGGAGTGCCGTTCTTCTCCTGCGCGGCGTCTGAGTTTGTTGAGCTTTTCGTTGGTGTGGGTGCCTCTAGGGTTAGGGATTTGTTCGAGAAGGCCAAGGCCAAGGCGCCTTGTATTGTTTTCATTGACGAGATTGATGCTGTGGGGAGGCAGAGAGGAGCTGGGATGGgaggagggaatgatgagagAGAGCAGACGATTAATCAGTTGCTTACTGAGATGGATGGGTTCTCTGGTAACTCTGGTGTGATTGTTTTGGCTGCTACGAATAGGCCTGATGTTTTGGACTCTGCGTTGCTGAGGCCTGGGAGGTTTGATAGGCAGGTGACGGTTGATAGGCCTGATGTTGCTGGGAGAGTCAAGATTCTTCAGGTTCATTCTAGAGGGAAGGCGATTGGTAAAGATGTGGACTTTGATAAGGTTGCGAGGAGGACTCCTGGTTTCACTGGTGCTGATTTGCAGAATCTGATGAATGAAGCGGCGATTCTTGCGGCAAGGCGGGAGCTTAAGGAGATAAGCAAGGATGAGATCTCTGATGCGCTTGAGAGGATCATTGCTGGACCGGAGAAGAAGAATGCTGTTGTCTCTGATGAGAAGAAGAGGCTTGTTGCTTACCATG AGGCTGGTCATGCTCTAGTGGGTGCTCTTATGCCAGAGTATGATCCCGTTGCTAAGATCTCCATCATTCCTCGTGGCCAAGCTGGTGGGCTTACCTTTTTTGCTCCGAGTGAAGAGAGACTCGAGTCTGGTTTGTACAGTAGAAGCTACCTCGAGAATCAAATGGCTGTTGCACTTGGTGGAAG GGTTGCAGAGGAGGTGATCTTTGGGGATGACAATGTGACGACTGGAGCATCAAATGATTTCATGCAGGTGTCTCGTGTGGCACGTCAGATGATAGAGAGGTTCGGGTTCAGCAAAAAGATTGGACAAGTTGCCGTTGGTGGCCCTGGTGGAAATCCCTTCATGGGTCAACAA aTGTCTTCACAGAAAGACTACTCAATGGCAACTGCTGATATAGTAGATGCTGAGGTGAGAGAGCTGGTGGAGAAGGCGTACAAGAGAGCCACGGACATCATCACAACTCACATTGATATCCTACACAAGCTTGCGCAGCTCTTGATCGAGAAAGAAACTGTTGATGGAGAAGAGTTCATGAGTCTCTTTATTGACGGCCAAGCTGAGTTGTATGTTTCTTAA